A window from Chrysemys picta bellii isolate R12L10 chromosome 2, ASM1138683v2, whole genome shotgun sequence encodes these proteins:
- the YTHDF3 gene encoding YTH domain-containing family protein 3 — protein sequence MSATSVDQRPKGQGNKVSVQNGSIHQKDAVNDDDFEPYLSSQTNQSNSYPPMSDPYMPSYYAPSIGFPYSLSEAAWSTAGDPPMPYLTAYGQMSNGEHHYIPDGVFSQPGALGNTPPFLGQHGFNFFPGNADFSTWGTSGSQGQSTQSSAYSSSYGYPPSSLGRAIADGQAGFGNDTLSKVPGISSIEQGMTGLKIGGDMTAAVTKTVGSALSSTGMTSIAANSVPPVSSSAPKPTSWAAIARKPAKPQPKLKPKGNVGIGGPAVPPPPIKHNMNIGTWDEKGSVVKAPPSQPILPPQTIIQQPQPLIQPPPLVQSQLPQQQPQPPQPQQQQGPQQQAQPHQLQQQQQLQNRWVAPRNRGVGFSQNNGGAGSENFGLGVVPVSSSPGVEVHPVLEKLKAINNYNPKDFDWNLKNGRVFIIKSYSEDDIHRSIKYSIWCSTEHGNKRLDAAYRSLNGKGPLYLLFSVNGSGHFCGVAEMKSVVDYNAYAGVWSQDKWKGKFDVKWIFVKDVPNNQLRHIRLENNDNKPVTNSRDTQEVPLEKAKQVLKIIATFKHTTSIFDDFAHYEKRQEEEEAMRRERNRNKQ from the coding sequence AGTAACAGCTATCCACCAATGTCAGACCCATACATGCCTAGTTATTATGCTCCCTCCATTGGATTTCCATATTCTCTAAGTGAAGCAGCATGGTCCACTGCAGGGGACCCTCCAATGCCATACTTGACAGCCTATGGACAGATGAGCAATGGTGAACATCACTATATACCTGATGGTGTGTTTAGTCAACCTGGGGCTTTAGGAAATACCCCTCCATTCCTTGGTCAACatggatttaatttttttcctgggAATGCAGATTTCTCTACATGGGGGACAAGTGGATCTCAGGGACAATCAACACAAAGCTCTGCTTATAGCAGCAGCTATGGCTATCCACCTAGCTCTCTTGGTAGAGCCATAGCAGATGGACAGGCTGGATTTGGCAATGATACTTTGAGCAAGGTGCCTGGGATTAGCAGCATTGAACAAGGCATGACTGGACTGAAAATTGGTGGGGATATGACAGCTGCTGTGACAAAAACTGTAGGTTCAGCTCTGAGCAGTACAGGTATGACAAGCATTGCAGCAAATAGTGTGCCCCCAGTTAGCAGTTCAGCACCTAAACCAACCTCCTGGGCTGCCATCgctaggaagcctgctaaacctCAGCCGAAACTCAAGCCTAAGGGTAATGTGGGCATTGGGGGCCCTGCTGTACCACCACCTCCTATAAAACACAACATGAACATTGGAACTTGGGATGAGAAAGGATCAGTGGTAAAAGCACCCCCTTCCCAGCCAATACTGCCTCCTCAGACTATCATACAGCAGCCTCAGCCATTAATTCAACCACCACCATTGGTGCAAAGCCAACTGCCTCAACAGCAGCCTCAGCCACCACAACCACAGCAGCAACAAGGACCTCAGCAGCAGGCCCAGCCTCAccagttgcagcagcagcagcaactgcaAAACCGCTGGGTAGCTCCCCGTAACAGGGGCGTGGGCTTCAGCCAGAACAATGGAGGAGCTGGCAGCGAAAACTTTGGCTTAGGTGTTGTACCTGTCAGCTCTTCACCTGGTGTAGAGGTGCACCCAGTACTGGAGAAACTAAAGGCCATAAACAACTATAATCCCAAAGACTTTGATTGGAATCTGAAGAATGGACGGGTGTTTATAATCAAAAGCTATTCGGAGGACGATATACACCGCTCCATTAAATACTCTATCTGGTGTAGTACTGAACATGGTAATAAACGCTTGGATGCTGCTTACCGTTCCCTGAATGGGAAAGGTCCACTCTATTTACTCTTCAGTGTGAATGGCAGTGGACATTTTTGTGGAGTGGCTGAGATGAAGTCTGTTGTGGACTACAATGCATATGCCGGAGTCTGGTCTCAGGATAAGTGGAAGGGGAAGTTTGATGTTAAGTGGATCTTTGTCAAAGACGTTCCCAATAACCAGCTGCGGCACATTCGTTTGGAAAACAATGACAACAAACCGGTTACCAATTCGAGGGACACTCAAGAGGTACCCCTAGAAAAAGCCAAGCAAGTGCTTAAAATAATTGCTACTTTCAAGCATACCACCTCAATCTTTGATGACTTTGCACACTATGAAAAGCgtcaagaggaggaggaagccatgCGTAGG